The following proteins are encoded in a genomic region of Cryptomeria japonica chromosome 11, Sugi_1.0, whole genome shotgun sequence:
- the LOC131069741 gene encoding cellulose synthase A catalytic subunit 7 [UDP-forming]-like, with translation MEANAGLVAGSFNRNELHVFHGHDEPNPIKLTATPECQICRDIIDRNPDGTIFVACNECGFPVCRPCYEYERKDGDKRCPQCKTRYKRQKGSPRVDGDDDEDGGLDDFEQEFSMEKAGTALSIYNGAPAAVPIDKRSENGDHYAFSVPPVYDGDNASLRRYPHSVHGNGIDPNKELAWKERVDNWKAKHDKKGGGIKDGDFDPDEEDDYMMTEAEARQPLSRKVPIPSSLINPYRIVIVLRLVILGFFFRYRVTNPARDAYPLWLISVICEIWFALSWILDQFPKWFPIMRETYLDRLAMRYERAGEPCKLAPVDVFVSTVDPLKEPPLITANTVLSILSMDYPINKVSCYVSDDGASMLTFDSLAETSEFARKWVPFCKKHNIEPRAPEFYFSQKIDYLKDKVEPSFVKERRAMKREYEEFKVRINALVAKAQKTPDEGWVMQDGTPWPGNNTRDHPGMIQVFLGNGGARDVEGNELPRIVYVSREKRPGYQHHKKAGAMNALVRVSAVLTNAPFILNLDCDHYINNCKAAREAMCFLMDPQLGKKLCYVQFPQRFDGIDRHDRYANRNTVFFDINMKGLDGIQGPVYVGTGCVFNRQALYGYDPPVSQKPKKMTCDCLPSWCCCCCGGSRKTGKKSRKLFGRKKSSKKTELSPPIFSLEEIEEGIEGYEDHENSTLMSQKNFEKRFGQSPVFIASTLMEKGGVPESAHSTSLIKEAIHVISCMYEEKTDWGKEIGWIYGSVTEDILTGFKMHCRGWRSVYCMPTRPAFKGSAPINLSDRLHQVLRWALGSVEIMMSRHCPLWYGYGGKLKWLERFAYTNTIVYPLTSIPLLAYCTLPAVCLLTGKFIIPTLTNLASVWFVGLFMSIIATGILELRWSGVSIEEFWRNEQFWVIGGVSAHLFAVFQGLLKVLGGVDTNFTVTAKGSEEGDAFGELYLFKWTTLLIPPTTLLILNLVSVVAGISDAINNSYSSWGPLFGKLFFAFWVILHLYPFLKGLLGRQNRTPTIVILWSVLLASVFSLVWVRIDPFLPKFNGPILQQCGVDC, from the exons ATGGAGGCAAATGCAGGTCTTGTTGCAGGTTCCTTTAACAGAAACGAATTGCATGTCTTCCATGGGCACGACGAG CCAAATCCTATAAAGCTTACAGCTACGCCAGAATGCCAAATTTGCAGAGATATCATCGATCGTAATCCGGATGGGACTATCTTTGTAGCGTGCAATGAGTGTGGGTTCCCTGTATGTCGTCCCTGTTATGAGTACGAGAGAAAGGATGGTGATAAACGCTGTCCTCAATGCAAGACTAGATACAAGCGACAGAAAG GAAGCCCTCGggttgatggagatgatgatgaagatggtgGATTGGACGACTTCGAGCAGGAGTTTAGCATGGAGAAAGCTGGCACGGCGCTGAGTATCTACAATGGAGCACCTGCAGCTGTCCCCATAGATAAACGCTCG GAAAATGGAGATCACTATGCATTTTCTGTTCCTCCGGTTTACGACGGTGATAATGCAAGTCTTCGACGTTATCCACACAGTG TTCATGGAAATGGAATTGATCCAAACAAGGAGCTCGCATGGAAAGAGAGAGTGGACAATTGGAAAGCTAAACATGACAAGAAGGGAGGCGGTATCAAGGATGGAGATTTTGATCCAGACGAGGAAGATGATTACAT GATGACCGAGGCCGAGGCACGGCAGCCTCTATCACGTAAGGTGCCGATTCCATCGAGCCTAATCAATCCCTATAGAATTGTGATTGTACTGCGTTTGGTGATTTTGGGATTCTTTTTTCGGTACCGAGTGACAAATCCTGCCAGAGATGCATATCCCCTCTGGTTGATCTCTGTTATATGTGAGATTTGGTTCGCCCTCTCCTGGATCCTTGATCAATTCCCCAAGTGGTTTCCTATCATGCGAGAGACATATCTTGATAGATTAGCCATGAG atatgagagggCGGGAGAACCCTGCAAACTTGCGCCTGTGGATGTGTTTGTGAGTACTGTGGATCCGCTGAAAGAGCCACCTCTGATCACAGCAAACACTGTTCTGTCGATCCTATCGATGGACTATCCTATAAATAAGGTGTCCTGTTATGTTTCAGATGATGGGGCGTCCATGCTAACGTTTGACTCATTGGCGGAAACCTCGGAGTTTGCTAGGAAATGGGTTCCCTTCTGCAAAAAACACAACATTGAGCCTCGGGCTCCAGAGTTTTACTTTTCTCAGAAAATTGACTACTTGAAAGACAAGGTCGAGCCAAGCTTTGTGAAGGAAAGGCGTGCAATGAAA CGAGAGTATGAAGAGTTCAAAGTGAGAATAAATGCTCTGGTGGCGAAGGCCCAAAAAACCCCTGACGAAGGATGGGTTATGCAGGATGGAACTCCATGGCCTGGGAACAACACTCGTGACCACCCCGGAATGATTCAG GTATTTTTGGGGAACGGTGGAGCTCGTGATGTAGAGGGTAACGAACTGCCTCGCATTGTTTACGTTTCTCGTGAAAAGAGGCCAGGTTACCAGCACCACAAGAAAGCCGGTGCCATGAACGCTTTG GTTCGAGTTTCTGCAGTTTTGACAAACGCCCCATTCATTCTGAATCTTGATTGTGATCATTACATCAACAACTGCAAGGCTGCAAGAGAGGCAATGTGTTTCCTCATGGACCCTCAGCTGGGCAAGAAACTGTGCTATGTTCAATTTCCTCAAAGATTTGATGGTATTGATCGTCACGATCGATATGCAAACAGAAATACTGTTTTCTTTGAT ATCAACATGAAGGGCTTAGATGGCATCCAAGGGCCTGTCTATGTAGGTACAGGATGTGTTTTCAATCGGCAAGCCCTATATGGGTATGATCCTCCAGTTTCTCAAAAGCCAAAAAAGATGACATGCGATTGCTTGCCATCCTGGTGTTGTTGCTGCTGTGGTGGGTCTCGCAAAACAGGAAAGAagtcaaggaaattatttggcagGAAGAAATCATCTAAGAAAACAGAATTAAGTCCTCCCATTTTCAGCCTGGAAGAAATTGAAGAAGGAATAGAAG GCTATGAAGATCATGAAAACTCAACGTTAATGTCACAGAAGAACTTTGAAAAGAGATTTGGGCAGTCTCCTGTCTTCATTGCTTCCACTCTAATGGAGAAAGGTGGCGTTCCAGAGTCTGCACATTCAACTTCTCTTATTAAGGAAGCCATTCACGTGATTAGCTGTATGTATGAGGAGAAAACAGATTGGGGAAAAGAG ATTGGGTGGATATATGGTTCAGTGACAGAGGATATATTAACAGGATTCAAAATGCACTGCCGGGGCTGGCGTTCTGTTTACTGCATGCCAACTAGGCCAGCATTCAAGGGATCTGCCCCCATCAATCTATCAGATCGTCTGCACCAAGTTCTCCGTTGGGCATTAGGTTCCGTAGAGATTATGATGAGTAGACATTGTCCTCTGTGGTATGGCTATGGTGGAAAGCTTAAGTGGTTGGAAAGATTTGCCTACACCAACACAATTGTGTACCCACTAACGTCAATCCCACTCTTGGCTTACTGCACACTTCCAGCAGTGTGTCTTCTCACAGGAAAATTCATCATTCCCACG CTGACCAACCTTGCCAGTGTATGGTTTGTGGGGCTATTTATGTCCATCATAGCTACTGGAATTCTAGAGCTGAGATGGAGCGGAGTGAGCATTGAGGAATTCTGGAGGAATGAACAATTCTGGGTGATTGGGGGTGTCTCAGCTCATCTGTTTGCTGTATTTCAAGGGTTGCTGAAGGTGTTGGGTGGTGTGGACACAAATTTCACAGTTACAGCCAAGGGAAGCGAAGAAGGGGATGCATTTGGGGAGCTATACCTATTCAAATGGACCACTCTGCTCATTCCCCCAACTACTCTGCTCATACTGAATCTGGTGAGCGTGGTGGCAGGCATATCAGATGCAATAAACAACAGTTACAGCTCATGGGGACCTCTGTTTGGGAAGCTCTTCTTTGCCTTCTGGGTCATTCTTCACTTGTATCCATTCCTCAAGGGTCTTCTCGGCAGGCAGAACCGCACCCCCACCATTGTTATATTGTGGTCAGTTCTTTTGGCTTCTGTGTTTTCTCTTGTCTGGGTGCGGATCGACCCCTTTTTGCCCAAGTTCAATGGCCCAATTCTTCAGCAATGTGGCGTCGACTGCTAG